A single genomic interval of Bos javanicus breed banteng chromosome 8, ARS-OSU_banteng_1.0, whole genome shotgun sequence harbors:
- the C8H9orf40 gene encoding uncharacterized protein C9orf40 homolog, with product MAKRRAAEPLTFHVPWKRLLLCDFPEEPPPPPLWIPPPGASYPGRPLGFPELPRKRKIDAGAMTEPSVSPSKRRDDGDTGAQGGAEREGRGLETGESQLLQPPVRPRGPGVEPRGVRPPRGGGDDGAGRAQPQRGDWGAAPRQLSEEFWQYNTFQYWRNPLPPIDLADIEDVSEDNLIETALQGKNEVAEIDMES from the exons ATGGCCAAGCGCCGTGCGGCCGAGCCGCTGACGTTCCACGTGCCTTGGAAGCGGCTCCTGCTCTGCGACTTTCCTGaagagccgccgccgccgccgctctgGATCCCGCCGCCGGGGGCCTCTTATCCCGGGCGGCCCCTTGGCTTCCCCGAGCTGCCCCGAAAGCGTAAAATCGACGCGGGGGCTATGACTGAGCCTTCGGTTTCGCCCAGCAAGCGCCGCGACGACGGGGATACCGGCGCCCAGGGCGGCGCGGAGCGTGAGGGCCGCGGCCTGGAGACCGGCGAGTCTCAGCTGCTGCAGCCGCCCGTACGGCCCCGCGGGCCGGGGGTGGAGCCCCGGGGTGTCCGGCCCCCGAGAGGCGGTGGCGACGATGGGGCGGGGCGCGCACAGCCCCAGCGGGGAGACTGGGGGGCCGCACCGCGCCAG CTCAGTGAAGAATTTTGGCAGTATAACACCTTCCAGTACTGGAGGAACCCTTTACCACCTATTGATCTGGCAGACATTGAAGATGTAAGCGAAGACAACCTGATAGAAACAGCACTGCAGGGcaagaatgaagtggctgagaTTGATATGGAGTCTTGA